One Candidatus Ornithobacterium hominis genomic region harbors:
- a CDS encoding Crp/Fnr family transcriptional regulator — protein MHLLELISQHLKIDEHIEHFFREETETKTYSKGEILTHQNSYSQKVFFMEKGLARVFYYENGKDITTNFYPEGRVFGNIDTIFTQKPTQYNIETLEESTITFCNYEKLNQLCEVSLPAANFSRYLLGNLMTQLITRLASLQHTTARERYAQLLSENPNIILRAPLGMVASYLGISQETLSRIRSKEV, from the coding sequence GTGCACTTATTAGAACTTATTTCTCAACATTTGAAGATTGATGAGCATATCGAGCACTTCTTCCGAGAAGAAACCGAAACCAAAACCTATTCTAAAGGAGAAATCTTAACGCATCAAAATTCTTACAGCCAAAAGGTTTTCTTCATGGAAAAAGGTTTGGCTCGGGTATTCTATTACGAAAACGGCAAAGATATTACGACCAACTTTTACCCAGAAGGCAGAGTCTTCGGGAACATCGATACCATCTTCACGCAAAAACCCACCCAATACAACATCGAAACCTTAGAGGAAAGCACCATTACTTTTTGTAATTATGAGAAGCTAAATCAATTGTGCGAGGTTTCACTGCCTGCAGCCAACTTTAGCCGCTACTTGCTCGGTAATTTGATGACTCAGCTCATTACCCGACTGGCTTCGTTACAACACACGACTGCCAGAGAAAGATATGCACAACTCCTCAGCGAAAATCCCAACATTATACTTCGCGCACCACTGGGCATGGTAGCTTCTTATCTCGGCATATCGCAAGAAACCTTGAGTAGAATCAGAAGTAAAGAGGTTTAA
- a CDS encoding TolC family protein: MKVFKNITCLFLVFPVFLKAQIAPTLQELIDAALKQDATIEQQKLSIEEIELEQEKLKDLFLPKIELSGKYGYTYNSAHITVPGFNVPAIPPVFPGAKISEKNNAIHISGFLLNTKAEASVLIYSGGKVKFLAQALGEKELSHQALLNKSEDEVVTKIIEVYDLFALMQASKKVLDESKKRLEENKKTADKALSYGLITAYDHKKIELAQATLDSKMVEYEGKKELVISQMQILTGIERERITAIQPDLQPINYQTWSNSIENRAEIQALQHGIKAAEYKIKAEKQWWQPKVQAVASLAHWGLYGNRISSSENIATLIPKKLDLQPENINLFPAFQVGVGFKWDIFDGKEGKTATKKAEIDKAILESKKADAMKKLNLNLQNNQTNYNIAKAQIQLKAKAKEIAENALKQVEKEFRYGLKKSVDLVEAEDDLEKAELEYQTAIFNQRRAAIELMKSVQDLNVKNLYE; encoded by the coding sequence ATGAAGGTATTTAAAAATATTACTTGTTTGTTTCTTGTATTCCCAGTCTTTCTGAAAGCTCAGATTGCCCCTACACTGCAAGAACTAATTGATGCTGCACTGAAACAAGATGCTACAATAGAACAACAGAAGCTGAGTATAGAAGAAATTGAACTGGAACAGGAAAAATTGAAAGACCTATTTTTGCCGAAAATTGAACTTTCAGGCAAGTACGGATACACTTATAACTCTGCACATATCACCGTTCCAGGCTTTAACGTTCCAGCTATTCCTCCTGTTTTCCCCGGCGCCAAAATTTCAGAGAAAAATAATGCAATTCATATTTCTGGCTTCTTGCTAAACACTAAAGCTGAAGCAAGTGTTTTGATTTATTCTGGCGGAAAAGTTAAGTTCCTTGCTCAAGCTTTAGGCGAAAAAGAACTTTCTCACCAAGCTTTGCTGAATAAAAGTGAGGATGAAGTCGTGACAAAAATTATAGAAGTTTATGATTTATTCGCTCTAATGCAAGCGAGTAAAAAAGTTTTAGACGAGTCTAAAAAACGACTAGAAGAAAACAAAAAAACGGCAGATAAGGCATTGAGTTATGGGCTAATCACCGCCTATGACCACAAGAAAATAGAATTGGCTCAAGCTACGTTGGATTCTAAAATGGTGGAGTATGAAGGGAAAAAGGAATTAGTGATTTCACAAATGCAAATACTCACTGGGATTGAGCGGGAGCGTATTACTGCCATTCAGCCTGATTTGCAACCCATTAATTACCAAACTTGGAGCAATTCTATAGAAAATAGAGCAGAAATTCAGGCTTTGCAACATGGCATCAAAGCGGCAGAATACAAAATAAAAGCCGAAAAACAGTGGTGGCAACCCAAGGTTCAGGCAGTGGCTTCCTTGGCCCATTGGGGATTGTATGGGAATCGCATTTCTTCTTCTGAAAACATTGCTACTTTGATTCCTAAAAAATTAGATTTACAGCCTGAAAATATAAATTTATTTCCTGCATTTCAAGTAGGGGTCGGGTTTAAATGGGATATTTTTGATGGAAAAGAAGGCAAAACTGCTACCAAAAAAGCTGAAATCGATAAGGCAATCTTGGAAAGTAAAAAAGCTGATGCGATGAAAAAATTAAATTTAAATCTGCAAAATAACCAGACAAATTACAATATAGCCAAAGCCCAAATTCAACTGAAAGCTAAAGCTAAAGAAATTGCAGAAAACGCTTTGAAACAAGTGGAAAAAGAATTTCGGTATGGTTTAAAGAAATCTGTGGATTTGGTGGAGGCCGAAGATGATTTAGAAAAAGCAGAATTGGAATATCAAACCGCAATTTTCAATCAAAGAAGAGCTGCTATTGAATTAATGAAATCAGTACAAGATTTGAATGTTAAAAATTTATATGAATAA
- a CDS encoding ABC transporter permease has translation MKQFLYLIKREFKLFLKNETLRNVFLLAPLAYALIIGFTYQQGKTENLPVIVINHDLSPLSFQVVEMLQDNKNIEILEYQLEPASIKNEVIKTEAAAVVVIPERFEAHMLQKKYPEINVYVNTSNILTANFASKAIQLVLGTFSAGAEIKSIQRKGTNAEIAKMNYEPFKTNYITLFNTSSNYLIFMWPAMMAVVLQQVILLAMAISFSEEFKRDSFIQDFTGKYQYTALVMVIKNLPIWTFSLVNLLVFYGIGKFFMIPMPQNLLYFAITTVLFIVACGNLGVMVSILLPDALKITQILMVIASPAFLISGYTWPRSAMPTFVQAITDIIPLTPYLEAMKILFIQNGESVLTHPYIIHLLILGWIYFLIGWLALKIKIFRLVRALKN, from the coding sequence ATGAAACAGTTCTTATACCTTATCAAACGAGAATTTAAATTATTCCTAAAAAATGAAACGCTGAGAAATGTTTTTCTTTTAGCTCCACTGGCATACGCGCTCATTATTGGCTTCACTTACCAGCAAGGGAAAACAGAAAATCTACCTGTGATTGTCATCAATCATGATCTCTCTCCTCTTTCCTTTCAGGTAGTGGAAATGCTACAAGACAATAAAAACATCGAAATACTAGAATATCAGCTAGAACCTGCCAGCATCAAAAATGAAGTCATCAAAACTGAGGCAGCAGCTGTCGTTGTGATACCCGAGAGATTTGAAGCTCATATGCTACAAAAAAAGTACCCAGAAATTAATGTCTACGTAAATACATCCAATATTTTAACAGCAAATTTTGCCAGTAAAGCCATACAACTGGTCTTGGGGACATTCTCTGCTGGAGCAGAGATAAAAAGCATACAACGAAAAGGCACGAATGCTGAAATAGCAAAAATGAACTACGAGCCTTTCAAGACCAATTACATTACTTTATTCAATACCAGTAGTAATTACCTGATTTTCATGTGGCCAGCCATGATGGCTGTAGTATTGCAACAAGTCATTCTTTTGGCAATGGCAATTAGTTTTTCAGAGGAGTTCAAACGAGATTCCTTCATTCAAGATTTCACGGGGAAATACCAATACACCGCATTGGTCATGGTAATAAAGAACTTACCGATTTGGACTTTTTCATTGGTCAATCTTTTAGTTTTTTACGGTATCGGGAAGTTTTTTATGATTCCTATGCCACAAAATCTTTTATACTTTGCCATTACCACCGTTTTATTTATCGTAGCGTGTGGGAATCTCGGCGTCATGGTAAGTATTTTGTTGCCCGATGCGCTCAAAATCACTCAAATTCTAATGGTAATTGCCTCGCCAGCTTTTCTCATCAGCGGCTACACTTGGCCTCGTAGTGCTATGCCCACCTTTGTACAAGCCATTACAGACATTATACCACTCACACCTTATCTAGAAGCGATGAAAATCCTTTTTATTCAAAATGGTGAGAGCGTGTTGACACACCCGTACATTATCCATCTACTGATTCTCGGTTGGATTTATTTTCTTATCGGCTGGTTGGCTTTAAAAATTAAAATCTTTAGATTGGTGAGAGCTCTAAAAAATTAG
- a CDS encoding TonB-dependent receptor plug domain-containing protein produces the protein MKLKKVLFVVGAVTASQNAMSQVDSLDYIQTLDEIVVSGTMKPVTRSESSVPVEVYSTSFFKANPVANVFEAVANINGVRPQVNCNVCNTGDIHINGLEGPYTMVLIDGMPIVSGLSTVYGLSGIPQSLIEQVEVVKGPASALYGSEAVGGLINVITKNAYAAPRFSLDAMGTTWQEYNVDLGTKLNLKEGVSTLLGVNYFNYQKPIDKNKDNFTDVTLQHKISVFNKWDFAMPNNKMFSIAGRYLYEDRWGGEMDWTPKYRGGDQKYAESIYTNRGELFGKYELPTTENLTLQFSASWHDQNSYYGNEPFMAQQNIYFGQLLWDKKIANHDLLLGLANRYTYYNDNTPATSHNNSKQKHSYLPGIFIQDEVKFNSQNALLAGLRYDHHSVHGSIFTPRVNYKWNTEDKRTVLRFSIGNGYRVANIFTEDHAALTGARDVIFTEKLKPETSWNANINGVQSFYLDNGTYINLDAMAFYTHFGNKIIPDYETDPNKIIYANLHGHAVSKGVSLNTQFVFPSGLKILAGGTLLDVYSVENNVKSRQLFTERFTGTWTVGYEFRTIGLNIDYTGNLYSPMRLPLLSKKDPRPEYSPWWSIQNIQITKNIGKGFEIYGGVKNLLNWTPAKNIPFLIARTEDPFDKNLGVNNPYDLTFDPTYVYAPNQGIRGFLGVRLNLK, from the coding sequence ATGAAATTAAAAAAAGTACTCTTTGTAGTTGGAGCAGTAACTGCCAGTCAAAATGCTATGTCGCAGGTAGATAGTTTGGACTATATACAGACCTTAGATGAGATTGTAGTGAGTGGAACGATGAAACCCGTTACCAGATCTGAAAGTTCAGTGCCTGTAGAGGTGTATTCAACATCGTTTTTCAAAGCAAATCCAGTAGCTAATGTTTTTGAAGCAGTAGCCAACATTAATGGTGTGAGGCCGCAAGTGAATTGCAATGTGTGCAACACAGGAGATATACATATTAATGGATTAGAAGGGCCGTATACCATGGTGTTAATCGACGGAATGCCGATAGTGAGTGGGCTTTCTACGGTTTACGGTTTGAGCGGGATTCCACAAAGCTTGATAGAACAAGTGGAAGTAGTGAAAGGCCCAGCATCTGCACTTTATGGCTCTGAAGCTGTGGGTGGATTAATCAATGTAATTACAAAAAATGCCTACGCAGCACCTCGCTTTTCGCTAGATGCGATGGGCACGACTTGGCAGGAATATAATGTGGATTTAGGGACAAAATTAAACTTGAAAGAGGGTGTTTCTACGCTTTTGGGCGTAAACTATTTCAATTATCAAAAACCGATAGATAAAAATAAAGACAACTTCACAGATGTTACATTGCAGCATAAAATCTCTGTATTCAATAAATGGGATTTCGCTATGCCGAATAATAAAATGTTCTCTATCGCAGGAAGATATTTGTATGAAGATAGATGGGGCGGGGAAATGGATTGGACGCCAAAATACAGAGGAGGAGACCAGAAATACGCGGAGAGCATATACACCAATAGAGGTGAGCTTTTTGGTAAATATGAACTACCTACTACAGAGAACTTGACTTTGCAATTCAGTGCTAGTTGGCACGACCAAAATAGCTATTACGGCAATGAACCTTTTATGGCACAGCAGAATATTTATTTTGGGCAATTACTTTGGGATAAAAAAATAGCTAATCATGATTTATTATTAGGCTTGGCTAACCGCTATACCTATTATAATGATAATACCCCAGCTACGTCTCATAATAATAGTAAACAAAAGCACAGTTATTTGCCAGGGATTTTCATTCAAGATGAGGTTAAATTCAACTCGCAGAATGCACTATTGGCAGGGCTTAGGTATGACCATCATTCTGTGCATGGCAGCATTTTCACGCCCAGAGTTAACTACAAGTGGAATACAGAGGATAAAAGAACCGTGTTGAGATTCAGTATAGGAAATGGATATAGAGTAGCTAATATTTTTACAGAAGACCACGCCGCTTTAACGGGAGCAAGAGATGTAATATTCACAGAAAAATTAAAGCCAGAGACATCTTGGAATGCAAACATCAATGGAGTTCAAAGCTTCTATTTAGATAACGGAACTTATATCAATCTAGATGCGATGGCATTTTATACCCATTTTGGTAATAAAATTATACCAGATTATGAAACAGATCCCAATAAAATCATTTATGCCAATTTACACGGACATGCTGTTTCTAAAGGAGTTTCGCTAAACACACAATTTGTTTTCCCCTCTGGGCTAAAGATTTTGGCAGGCGGAACATTATTGGACGTTTACAGTGTAGAAAATAACGTGAAGTCAAGACAGCTTTTTACCGAACGATTCACAGGAACATGGACAGTCGGGTACGAATTCAGAACAATAGGATTAAACATAGACTACACAGGAAATTTATACAGCCCCATGCGATTACCTTTGCTAAGCAAAAAAGACCCAAGACCAGAATATTCCCCTTGGTGGAGCATTCAGAACATTCAAATTACAAAAAATATAGGCAAAGGATTTGAAATCTATGGTGGAGTAAAAAACTTACTGAACTGGACTCCAGCGAAAAACATTCCATTCTTAATCGCTAGAACAGAAGACCCCTTTGATAAAAATCTTGGTGTAAACAACCCGTATGATTTAACATTTGACCCTACTTATGTTTACGCACCCAATCAAGGGATTAGAGGTTTTTTAGGAGTAAGATTAAATTTAAAGTAA
- the uvrA gene encoding excinuclease ABC subunit UvrA, translating to MAKSVETFNSKKHIQIEGAKLHNLKNIHLTLPKNKLIVITGLSGSGKSSLAFDTLYAEGQRRYVESLSSYARQFLGRLDKPQVDQIRGIAPAIAIQQKVNSVNPRSTVGTSTEIYDYLKLLFARIGETYSPVSGKKVTKDTVTDVVNYIQSLPENTNVNIISPLLIPEERDFQQQLDVLQKQGFARVDIDGNTQKIQDLIDFSFQPQENMKLNLVIDRVVTKNDEDFYHRLADSIQTAFYEGHGEMMVHLPDGNKEQVFSNKFELDGISFIEPSLHFFSFNNPLGACPTCEGYGKILGIDENLVVPNKNLSIYEDAVAAWKGDKMSEWKKELIRAAEKLDFPIHKAYYQLSPAQKKTLWDGQGTWQGINGFFQMLEENTYKIQYRVMLARYRGKTTCPSCQGKRLKKETDYVKINQKNISDLVDLPLNELQEFFKALEISEHQKKVAKRILLEIESRIQFLLDVGLNYLTLNRTSNTLSGGESQRINLATSLGSSLVGSMYILDEPSIGLHSRDTANLIKVLLKLRDLGNTVIVVEHDEDVMKAADFIVDIGPEAGSNGGEVVFAGTYDELLKTDTLTAQYLNGKREIPVPKERATLHDFVEVTGAREHNLKNITARLPLHAMAVITGVSGSGKSTLIQDIFAPAIERELEIYSQNIGDFEKIQGAVKQIKALEYIDQNPIGKSSRSNPVTYIKVYDDIRKLFAEQKLSKMRGYKTKHFSFNVEGGRCEVCQGEGSITIEMQFMADVTIECDQCHGTRFKDEILDVKFAGKNISDVLHLTVDDAIEFFKENQQSKIAEKLQSLQDVGLGYVQLGQSSSTLSGGEAQRIKLASFLTKGNNAKKTLFIFDEPSTGLHFHDVQKLLISLRALIENGHSVWVIEHHPDIIKSADYLLDLGPEGGKQGGEIVASGTPEEIIKAKKSHTSKYLAEKLKI from the coding sequence ATGGCAAAATCAGTGGAGACATTTAATTCAAAGAAACACATCCAAATCGAGGGAGCGAAACTGCACAACCTGAAAAACATTCATTTAACTCTACCCAAAAACAAACTTATTGTCATCACGGGGCTTTCAGGGTCGGGGAAATCTTCTTTGGCTTTTGATACGCTCTATGCTGAGGGGCAGCGTCGCTATGTGGAGAGCCTTTCCTCTTATGCGCGTCAATTTTTGGGGCGGCTAGATAAACCTCAAGTAGACCAAATTCGTGGTATTGCACCCGCCATTGCCATTCAGCAAAAAGTTAATTCAGTGAATCCTCGTTCTACCGTTGGCACAAGCACAGAAATTTATGATTATCTGAAATTATTATTTGCACGTATTGGCGAAACTTATTCTCCTGTGAGTGGCAAAAAAGTGACCAAAGATACCGTGACAGATGTTGTTAATTACATTCAATCACTGCCAGAAAATACAAATGTGAATATAATTTCACCACTTTTGATTCCAGAAGAGCGTGATTTTCAGCAGCAATTAGATGTTTTGCAAAAACAAGGTTTTGCACGTGTAGACATAGATGGCAATACGCAAAAAATTCAAGATTTAATTGATTTTAGCTTTCAGCCACAGGAAAACATGAAATTAAATCTCGTGATAGACCGTGTGGTAACAAAAAATGACGAAGATTTTTATCATCGTTTGGCAGATAGCATTCAAACAGCCTTTTATGAAGGGCATGGCGAGATGATGGTTCACTTGCCTGATGGGAATAAAGAGCAAGTCTTCTCCAATAAATTTGAACTCGATGGCATTAGCTTTATAGAGCCGAGTTTACATTTCTTTAGTTTTAACAACCCGCTCGGGGCTTGCCCTACCTGCGAAGGCTATGGGAAAATCTTGGGAATTGATGAAAATCTAGTCGTTCCCAACAAAAATTTAAGCATTTATGAAGACGCCGTAGCCGCCTGGAAAGGCGATAAAATGAGCGAATGGAAAAAAGAATTAATTCGAGCAGCAGAGAAATTAGATTTCCCGATTCATAAGGCTTATTATCAGCTCTCCCCAGCACAGAAGAAAACTCTATGGGACGGGCAAGGCACGTGGCAAGGCATTAATGGATTTTTTCAAATGCTGGAGGAAAATACCTACAAAATTCAATATCGGGTAATGCTTGCTCGGTATCGAGGAAAAACCACTTGCCCAAGTTGCCAAGGCAAACGCCTGAAAAAAGAAACCGATTACGTGAAAATCAACCAAAAAAACATTTCGGATTTAGTAGATTTACCGCTGAATGAATTACAAGAATTTTTTAAGGCTTTAGAAATTTCAGAACATCAAAAGAAAGTAGCCAAAAGAATTTTGTTGGAAATTGAATCTCGTATTCAATTTTTACTAGATGTAGGCTTGAACTATCTGACACTCAACCGAACCAGCAATACTCTTTCAGGCGGGGAATCACAGCGAATTAACTTAGCGACTTCCCTAGGAAGTTCTTTGGTAGGGAGCATGTATATTCTAGATGAACCTTCCATTGGGCTACATTCTAGAGATACTGCAAATCTCATCAAAGTTTTATTAAAATTAAGAGATTTAGGCAATACTGTGATTGTCGTAGAACATGATGAGGACGTAATGAAAGCTGCAGACTTCATTGTAGACATTGGGCCAGAAGCTGGTTCAAACGGGGGAGAAGTCGTCTTTGCAGGGACCTATGATGAATTGCTGAAAACAGATACCTTAACGGCACAATACCTCAACGGGAAAAGAGAAATCCCCGTGCCAAAAGAAAGAGCAACTTTGCATGACTTTGTAGAAGTGACGGGAGCACGAGAGCATAATCTCAAAAACATCACGGCTCGCCTGCCGCTGCACGCTATGGCCGTCATCACGGGAGTGAGCGGCTCGGGGAAAAGCACGCTGATTCAAGATATTTTTGCCCCAGCAATAGAGCGAGAACTAGAAATTTACAGTCAAAATATCGGTGATTTTGAAAAAATTCAAGGTGCAGTAAAGCAAATCAAAGCCTTGGAATATATAGACCAAAACCCGATTGGTAAATCCTCTCGCTCCAATCCTGTAACCTATATCAAAGTTTATGACGACATTAGAAAACTCTTTGCTGAGCAAAAACTGAGCAAAATGCGTGGCTATAAAACCAAGCATTTTTCATTCAACGTAGAGGGAGGACGTTGTGAAGTTTGCCAAGGCGAAGGAAGCATCACAATAGAGATGCAGTTCATGGCAGACGTGACGATAGAATGCGACCAGTGCCACGGGACACGCTTCAAAGATGAAATACTTGATGTTAAATTTGCAGGTAAAAATATCTCTGATGTGCTTCACCTAACGGTAGACGATGCAATTGAATTTTTTAAAGAAAATCAACAATCTAAAATTGCCGAGAAGCTCCAGAGCCTGCAAGACGTTGGCTTGGGCTATGTGCAGTTAGGGCAATCGAGCAGCACATTATCTGGCGGCGAGGCACAGCGCATCAAGTTAGCATCATTTCTCACCAAAGGCAATAATGCGAAGAAAACACTTTTTATTTTTGATGAACCATCTACAGGATTGCATTTTCATGACGTTCAAAAGTTGCTGATTTCATTACGTGCCTTGATTGAAAACGGGCACAGTGTGTGGGTGATAGAACACCACCCTGACATCATCAAATCAGCAGATTATTTGCTAGATTTGGGCCCAGAAGGCGGGAAACAAGGCGGGGAAATAGTAGCCAGCGGAACTCCTGAAGAAATTATAAAAGCGAAAAAAAGCCATACCAGCAAATATTTAGCCGAGAAATTGAAGATTTAG
- the mnmA gene encoding tRNA 2-thiouridine(34) synthase MnmA, with protein MVSKKVVVGLSGGVDSSVAALLLQQQGYEVIGLFMRNWNDASVTLEDDCPWVEDSADALLVAEKLGIPFQVIDMSDIYKERIVDYMFAEYEAGRTPNPDVLCNREIKFDVFLETALNLGADFVATGHYCRKAEWEKDGEKVYRLLAGKDQNKDQSYFLCQLNQFQLSKALFPIGELQKSEVRALARAHDLATADKKDSQGLCFIGKVSLPDFLQQQLQPKKGDIIEISSDFEAYQKSQSLDEINFLSLEKFSKNFVYQPTDGQKVGEHQGAHYFTNGQRRGLGVGGKVEPVFVLATDVEKNIIYVGEGKNHPGLWRKVLRVAAEDIHWIREDLALQNNGDYMEVSARIRYRQPLQKAKLYLFHQQLFLVFEESQSSITAGQFAAWYMDDELLGSGVIAE; from the coding sequence ATCGTGAGCAAAAAGGTAGTCGTTGGGCTTTCAGGCGGGGTAGATAGTAGTGTAGCGGCGTTGTTGCTTCAGCAGCAAGGCTATGAAGTGATCGGACTTTTTATGCGCAATTGGAACGATGCCAGTGTAACACTCGAGGACGATTGCCCTTGGGTGGAAGATAGTGCCGACGCGCTGCTGGTCGCAGAGAAATTAGGTATCCCCTTCCAAGTAATTGATATGAGCGATATTTACAAAGAACGCATCGTAGACTACATGTTTGCCGAGTATGAAGCAGGGCGTACGCCCAACCCTGATGTGCTCTGCAATCGTGAGATAAAGTTTGATGTTTTCTTAGAAACAGCACTCAATCTCGGCGCTGATTTTGTAGCTACGGGACACTATTGCCGCAAAGCAGAATGGGAAAAAGATGGTGAAAAAGTTTATCGTCTCTTAGCAGGCAAAGACCAGAATAAAGACCAAAGTTATTTCTTATGCCAGCTCAATCAATTTCAGCTATCAAAGGCTCTATTCCCAATTGGTGAGCTACAAAAAAGCGAAGTTCGTGCATTGGCTCGGGCGCATGATTTGGCAACGGCAGATAAAAAAGATAGCCAAGGGCTTTGCTTTATTGGCAAAGTGAGTTTACCCGACTTTTTACAGCAACAGCTGCAACCAAAAAAAGGCGACATTATTGAAATTTCTTCGGATTTTGAGGCTTACCAAAAATCTCAAAGCTTGGATGAAATAAATTTTTTAAGCCTTGAAAAATTTTCTAAAAATTTTGTTTACCAGCCTACTGACGGGCAAAAAGTAGGTGAACACCAAGGAGCTCATTACTTCACCAACGGGCAACGCCGAGGCTTAGGCGTGGGCGGAAAAGTGGAGCCCGTGTTTGTGCTGGCAACCGATGTAGAAAAAAATATCATCTACGTAGGAGAAGGGAAAAACCACCCAGGGCTGTGGCGGAAAGTGCTTCGGGTGGCAGCCGAAGATATACACTGGATTCGTGAAGATTTGGCGCTACAAAATAATGGCGACTACATGGAGGTTTCTGCACGGATTCGCTATCGTCAACCACTACAAAAAGCCAAGCTTTACCTCTTTCACCAGCAGCTTTTTTTGGTATTTGAAGAGTCTCAAAGCTCCATTACTGCTGGTCAATTTGCCGCTTGGTATATGGATGATGAATTGCTGGGAAGTGGTGTAATTGCTGAATAA
- a CDS encoding metal-dependent transcriptional regulator: protein MPSESKENYLKMLFYLNQKSPNIALTELSNALQVAKPSASEMIKKLEKDGFVASEKYKPIRLTSKGKKAAASIIRKHRLSEMFLSKFMQFGWEEVHGIAEEIEHISSEKFFDQMDKLLGFPSTDPHGSPIPNKDGNILKKNYKKLSEFPEKSTVILKGLKDSSSDFLNYLNKKDIQLNTKIFIDEIEPYDLSFTVSYKDRKMEVLSLAICEKLLVISE from the coding sequence ATGCCATCTGAATCTAAAGAAAATTACCTGAAAATGCTCTTTTATCTGAACCAAAAGAGCCCCAATATTGCACTTACAGAACTGAGTAACGCGCTACAAGTCGCCAAACCAAGTGCTAGTGAAATGATAAAAAAATTAGAAAAAGACGGTTTTGTGGCATCAGAGAAGTATAAACCCATCAGACTAACTAGCAAGGGCAAAAAAGCGGCCGCTTCCATCATCAGGAAACATAGACTTTCTGAAATGTTTTTATCAAAATTCATGCAGTTTGGTTGGGAGGAAGTACATGGTATTGCGGAAGAAATAGAACACATCTCATCTGAAAAATTTTTTGATCAAATGGATAAATTATTGGGCTTCCCATCTACAGACCCGCATGGATCTCCTATTCCAAATAAAGACGGGAACATCCTGAAAAAGAATTATAAAAAATTGTCTGAATTTCCAGAAAAATCTACGGTAATTTTAAAAGGCTTAAAAGATAGTTCAAGTGACTTCCTAAATTATCTTAATAAAAAAGACATTCAACTCAACACAAAGATTTTTATTGACGAAATAGAGCCTTATGATCTCAGTTTCACCGTATCATATAAAGATAGAAAAATGGAAGTTTTGAGTCTGGCTATTTGCGAAAAATTATTAGTCATTTCTGAATAA
- a CDS encoding HlyD family secretion protein encodes MKNKGVIFGILGVFLCFSACSPEKREKPIEGKAKKESISFSPKVTGRVLEIWVNEGDLVQKGDTLAILDVPEVSAKIAQAKGAIEAANAQMQMAKNGATKNQIRQLRAKQKGLQEQYDYAKKSLNRADNMFRDSLMSPQAHDEIFAKYQGAKAQLDAVNAELNDVLNGTRYEKIEMTQGQANQAKGALQEANIAYSERFVIATNAMELETITLHPGELATAGYPLFNGYIPSTTYFRFTIPESKIAAYPKGTEVALEVVYNQQQIKGKIVNIKQLTRYADITTAFPDYQMEEAVYEIKILPQKQQETQDILANAQVILKEK; translated from the coding sequence ATGAAAAATAAAGGAGTGATTTTTGGAATTTTGGGCGTCTTTTTATGCTTCTCCGCTTGCAGCCCAGAAAAAAGAGAAAAACCAATAGAAGGTAAAGCTAAAAAAGAAAGCATTTCCTTTTCACCCAAAGTGACAGGAAGAGTTTTAGAAATTTGGGTGAATGAAGGTGACTTGGTACAGAAAGGCGACACCCTAGCTATACTAGACGTGCCTGAAGTTTCTGCCAAAATAGCTCAAGCTAAAGGTGCTATAGAGGCTGCTAATGCCCAAATGCAAATGGCTAAAAACGGAGCTACAAAAAATCAAATTCGGCAACTGAGGGCTAAACAAAAAGGGCTACAAGAGCAATATGATTATGCTAAAAAATCACTGAATAGAGCTGATAACATGTTCAGAGACAGCTTAATGTCTCCACAAGCTCATGATGAGATTTTCGCTAAATACCAAGGTGCTAAAGCTCAGCTAGATGCAGTAAATGCTGAACTGAATGATGTGCTGAACGGAACTCGCTATGAAAAAATTGAAATGACGCAAGGCCAAGCTAATCAGGCAAAAGGTGCGTTGCAAGAAGCTAACATCGCTTATTCTGAACGCTTTGTTATAGCTACCAACGCTATGGAGTTGGAAACCATTACACTGCACCCAGGTGAGTTGGCTACGGCTGGTTACCCTTTGTTTAACGGCTACATTCCCTCAACCACTTATTTCAGATTTACGATTCCTGAAAGTAAAATTGCTGCTTACCCCAAAGGTACTGAGGTTGCCCTAGAAGTGGTATACAATCAACAGCAAATAAAAGGTAAAATCGTAAACATCAAGCAATTGACAAGATATGCTGATATTACAACTGCTTTCCCTGACTACCAAATGGAAGAGGCTGTATATGAAATTAAAATTTTACCTCAAAAACAACAGGAAACACAAGATATTTTGGCTAACGCTCAAGTGATTTTAAAAGAAAAATGA